One genomic window of Vulgatibacter sp. includes the following:
- a CDS encoding DUF1990 family protein, which translates to MRKRSGSHARDLELLLAEQGFGPLLRRDYWGVIRNCRYTPAQIVGTVRRHFPAFAPRELVTFTRLERRDLPLELGDELDVRIVGVPRTRVRVTNLGEQSLTLATEAGHPEAGRITFGCYRNRHGDVIFHIRSHARSSGRVTRAGFLATGEVMQTSTWTDFVNRVAVAFGDGVIGHIQAVTTPCEDEPPEASMHEPTFEARGG; encoded by the coding sequence ATGCGGAAGCGAAGCGGAAGCCACGCCCGTGACCTCGAGCTGCTCCTCGCCGAGCAGGGGTTCGGCCCACTGCTCCGCCGCGATTATTGGGGGGTGATCCGCAACTGCCGGTACACGCCCGCGCAGATCGTCGGGACCGTCCGCCGCCACTTCCCGGCGTTTGCGCCACGGGAGCTCGTCACCTTCACCCGGCTCGAGCGGCGGGACCTGCCGCTCGAGCTCGGCGACGAGCTCGACGTGCGCATCGTCGGCGTGCCGCGGACGCGGGTGCGCGTCACGAACCTGGGCGAGCAGAGCCTGACCCTGGCCACCGAGGCGGGGCACCCGGAGGCCGGCAGGATCACCTTCGGGTGTTACCGGAACCGGCATGGCGACGTGATCTTCCACATCCGCAGCCATGCGCGATCCAGCGGGCGCGTCACCCGCGCCGGATTTCTCGCCACCGGCGAAGTGATGCAGACGAGCACCTGGACCGATTTCGTGAACCGGGTGGCGGTCGCTTTCGGCGACGGGGTGATCGGCCACATCCAGGCAGTGACCACGCCCTGTGAGGACGAGCCACCGGAGGCATCGATGCACGAGCCGACCTTCGAAGCACGAGGGGGCTGA
- a CDS encoding DUF1990 family protein: protein MADWRFLTRWNEGEIVAALEDARALPPNFDPAAELTAEHGWNIIHSRALIACEAAGPPIPGGTYERLWHALQRIHHSDPRIVLAHFRDDVPLLDRRVLLELQAMGTRFLAPVAIGGVREDSLATATLRGFSFETLAGHIERGREWFLLEKDHETGEVRFRIEASWQPGDFPNRWSRLGFHFLGRRYQRAWHRLCHLRLRRIAAGLDPAERVGPDHVVHEGPPMPAEPVQFFAQRGVGRYGVDVEQEVEEMNGHMAWRAIGMGALSGLRSVGPAAVLLRNLEARGSKSVPGWLPVRGLGLLAAAEMLADKLPFLPPRTQAPSMLARMVAGGFVAGRAARKRRATLGPVALGAAAAAAAAWAAYEARRRAAGRSRALGYAVAVAEDTLVLWGGHRLAESTHA from the coding sequence GTGGCCGATTGGCGATTCCTTACCCGATGGAACGAGGGCGAGATCGTCGCGGCGCTGGAGGACGCACGAGCGCTCCCGCCCAACTTCGATCCCGCTGCCGAGCTCACCGCCGAGCACGGGTGGAACATCATCCACTCGCGCGCCCTCATCGCCTGCGAGGCCGCAGGCCCGCCCATCCCCGGTGGCACCTACGAGCGGCTGTGGCATGCGCTGCAGCGGATCCACCACTCGGATCCGCGGATCGTGCTCGCCCACTTTCGCGACGACGTGCCCCTGCTCGATCGCCGTGTGCTGCTCGAGCTCCAGGCGATGGGCACGCGCTTCCTCGCGCCGGTGGCGATCGGCGGGGTCCGCGAGGACTCGCTGGCGACGGCGACGCTGCGCGGCTTCTCCTTCGAGACGCTGGCGGGCCACATCGAGCGGGGCCGGGAGTGGTTCCTCCTCGAGAAGGATCACGAAACCGGCGAGGTGCGCTTTCGGATCGAGGCGTCGTGGCAGCCCGGCGACTTTCCGAATCGATGGTCCAGGCTCGGCTTCCACTTCCTCGGGCGCCGCTACCAGCGGGCCTGGCACCGGCTCTGTCATCTGCGCCTCCGGCGGATCGCCGCCGGCCTCGATCCCGCCGAAAGGGTAGGCCCCGACCACGTGGTCCACGAGGGACCGCCGATGCCGGCGGAGCCGGTGCAGTTCTTCGCGCAGCGGGGGGTCGGCCGGTACGGCGTCGACGTGGAACAGGAGGTCGAGGAGATGAACGGACACATGGCGTGGCGGGCGATCGGGATGGGTGCGCTCTCGGGCCTGCGGAGCGTCGGCCCCGCGGCGGTGCTGCTGCGGAATCTCGAGGCACGTGGCTCGAAGTCCGTTCCCGGCTGGCTGCCGGTGCGGGGGCTCGGCCTGCTCGCCGCCGCCGAGATGCTGGCGGACAAGCTTCCTTTCCTGCCTCCGCGGACCCAGGCGCCGTCGATGCTGGCCCGGATGGTCGCAGGGGGATTCGTCGCCGGCAGGGCGGCGCGGAAGCGCCGCGCGACCCTCGGGCCGGTGGCGCTCGGCGCTGCCGCTGCTGCTGCGGCGGCCTGGGCGGCGTACGAGGCGCGCCGGCGCGCTGCCGGGCGGTCGAGGGCGCTCGGCTACGCGGTGGCGGTAGCCGAGGACACACTGGTCCTCTGGGGCGGCCACCGCCTCGCCGAGTCGACGCACGCGTAA
- the arsC gene encoding arsenate reductase (glutaredoxin) (This arsenate reductase requires both glutathione and glutaredoxin to convert arsenate to arsenite, after which the efflux transporter formed by ArsA and ArsB can extrude the arsenite from the cell, providing resistance.) encodes MTKIFHNPKCSKSRETLALLQERGVEPTVVEYLKTPPDRTELAQIVAALGIAPRALLRRKEARYAALGLDDPKWTDEELLDFMVANPVLIERPIVVTAQGARLGRPPEAVLEILDR; translated from the coding sequence ATGACGAAGATCTTCCACAACCCGAAGTGCAGCAAATCGCGGGAGACGCTCGCTCTCCTGCAGGAGCGCGGCGTCGAGCCGACGGTCGTCGAGTACCTGAAGACGCCGCCCGATCGGACGGAGCTCGCGCAGATCGTCGCCGCGTTGGGGATCGCGCCGCGCGCGCTCCTGCGCCGGAAGGAGGCACGGTACGCAGCGCTCGGCCTCGACGATCCGAAGTGGACCGACGAGGAGCTCCTCGATTTCATGGTCGCCAACCCGGTGCTGATCGAGCGCCCGATCGTCGTGACGGCGCAGGGTGCCCGGCTCGGCAGGCCGCCGGAGGCCGTGCTCGAGATCCTCGACCGGTAA
- a CDS encoding AAA family ATPase, with protein MSEVPGYHLLGTVQVTRNSILQRAERETDHHRVILKLPRVAHPGPRERERYRRECRLLQRVSGAQGIPPTLGLDEGQAGPVLVLEDVGGRALAELLQEGPLEVGRCLQIGIALAETLAEVHRRGVVHKDIKPANILVGPQGEVWLIDFGAATLEHEEQADFPSGGDAEGTLAYMAPEQTGRTGQGLDYRSDFYSLGVTLYEALTGRKPFQGRDELEWFHAHLAQQPTPPHVVRASISPMVSRVVLKLLAKSPDERYQSAEGLEHDLGRCLEGLRRGRLRSFTLGQRDLPARMILPRRLYGREPEVRLLLDAFEEVARSGKASLQLVSGYAGVGKSSVVAAVQPLLRSRCSFFLKGKSDQLQPETPYATLTQAFGELVRQLLGTSDRELERWRQRLHEALEGNGQVLVDLVPQLELIIGKQPAVPELPPIEAQNRFNHLALRFLGVLGTTDKPLVLFLDDLQWADPGSMRLLYQLLTAPEPPALLVAGAYRDNEVDAVHPLTVILGDLRRAGARLQEIHLGPLSQAQTDRLVRDALPGASEEVTEPLGAALYEKTGGNPFFLLQLLEALHRDGLVTRATGGGWSWDPEQVRAQGYSDNVVDFLAGRLRRLAPSPQRLLQLAACVGNAFSQEVLAIISEQPAAEVERTLEQPLLEGLLVREGAERYRFLHDRIQQAAHALISDEERRAVHLRIGRLLYERLGAKGVKERLFDVVNQLNAGAPLLTDPGEREALARLDAEAGWQARRASAHDAAVTYFSMALQLFPGEMWTADRALAFQLQLDLASSEFMRGRGDEARLRLQALLARDLSRAERAAASTLLSSFLFAVGEVEPSVSCLLDCLESFGISIPRHPTWEEVLEAHEEVLMLRQGLSIDSIAQLPRVTDPDTIAALSALSALYSPAYFSSGHLFPFYICRLVATSLRHGNAEASVQGYLHYGFVLAAYFAKPKEGLAFGNMAFDLLERMGFASLRAHAFHVLSHITYWSRHLSGALDQARSGIHHGVLTGALQEACFCCTHAVTYRLALGHALTEVHQEAVARLGFVRKAGFRELEDHILPPLRFTQQMRGLTRAFCSLSGDDFDEGAFEARLTEERAPAMRCWYWLVKLQSRFMCGRYEEALEAADRARGLLWASAGMIQLLDYHLYRALAQAALQRAAPGESLAAIQEHHRQLRAWADDCPENFRAPERMVAAELARLSGRAEEALHAYEEAVGAARAEGFIQYVALANELAARFWKGRGIVTAALAYANEARSAYWQWGGEGKVRQLESEWPLTEAGAAGTDTTSSSFDSSSRRIDALTVVKAQQAISGEIELDRLVRTLLQVALENAGAERGALLLLEGERIGTVAFSEEGLHASEDLPWSLITFVRRTQEMVLISDATESHSFSHDRYFEQHHARSVMALPLLARGTMHGVLYLENSLTTDAFTPGSQTLLGHIATQAAISVENARLYEQARQEVRRRDDFLEIAAHELKTPLTPLRLQIQGLESLARASAPPPQETLLRRLQSVDKQVERLGGLVKSLLEISVISQGQLELELAEVDLVALVRTVLERFSPAFARAGCAVEVRLPGMLVGTWDAPRIEQVLGNLLANAVKYGPGHPIEVTVEGSETEARLTVTDHGAGIASEDQARIFDRFERAVSVAHYGGFGLGLWVARELVRAHGGAIAVQSVPGHGATFTVTLPRRGPLH; from the coding sequence ATGTCGGAGGTCCCGGGCTACCACCTGCTGGGCACCGTCCAGGTGACCCGCAACAGCATCCTGCAGCGCGCCGAGCGCGAAACGGACCACCACCGCGTCATCCTCAAGTTGCCGCGGGTGGCGCATCCCGGGCCGCGCGAGCGCGAACGCTACCGGCGCGAGTGCCGTCTCCTCCAGCGGGTCAGCGGAGCGCAGGGGATCCCGCCGACGCTCGGTCTCGACGAGGGGCAGGCAGGGCCGGTGCTGGTGCTCGAGGACGTGGGCGGACGGGCCCTCGCCGAGCTGCTGCAGGAGGGCCCGCTGGAGGTGGGCCGCTGCCTGCAGATCGGCATCGCGCTTGCCGAGACCCTCGCCGAGGTCCACCGGCGCGGGGTCGTCCACAAGGACATCAAGCCCGCCAACATCCTCGTGGGGCCGCAGGGCGAGGTGTGGCTCATCGACTTCGGCGCCGCCACCCTCGAGCACGAAGAGCAGGCGGACTTTCCCTCGGGAGGCGATGCGGAGGGCACCCTGGCCTATATGGCGCCCGAGCAGACCGGGCGGACGGGGCAGGGGCTCGACTACCGCTCCGACTTCTACTCGCTGGGCGTCACGCTCTACGAAGCCTTGACGGGCAGGAAGCCCTTCCAGGGCAGAGACGAGCTCGAATGGTTCCACGCCCACCTGGCGCAGCAGCCGACGCCGCCCCACGTAGTGCGGGCCAGCATCTCGCCCATGGTCTCCCGTGTGGTGCTCAAGCTCCTGGCCAAGTCGCCCGACGAGCGCTACCAGAGCGCCGAGGGATTGGAACACGACCTGGGGCGCTGCCTCGAGGGCTTGCGGCGCGGCAGGCTCCGCTCCTTCACCCTCGGACAGCGCGACCTGCCGGCGCGCATGATCCTGCCCCGGCGGCTCTACGGCCGTGAACCCGAGGTGCGGCTGCTGCTCGACGCCTTCGAGGAGGTCGCCCGATCCGGCAAGGCCTCCCTCCAGCTGGTGAGCGGCTACGCGGGCGTGGGCAAATCATCGGTAGTCGCCGCCGTCCAGCCGCTGCTGCGCTCCCGGTGCAGCTTCTTCCTCAAGGGCAAATCGGATCAGCTGCAGCCGGAGACGCCCTACGCCACGTTGACCCAGGCCTTCGGGGAATTGGTCCGGCAGCTGCTGGGCACGAGCGACCGGGAGCTCGAGCGCTGGCGCCAGCGGCTCCACGAGGCCCTCGAGGGCAACGGGCAGGTGCTGGTCGACCTGGTGCCGCAGCTCGAGCTGATCATCGGCAAGCAACCCGCCGTCCCGGAGCTGCCGCCCATCGAGGCGCAGAACCGCTTCAACCATCTCGCGCTGCGCTTCCTCGGCGTCCTCGGCACAACCGACAAACCGCTCGTCCTCTTCCTCGACGATCTGCAGTGGGCGGATCCCGGCAGCATGCGCCTGCTCTACCAACTGCTCACCGCCCCCGAGCCACCAGCGCTGCTGGTCGCCGGTGCCTACCGCGACAACGAGGTGGACGCGGTCCATCCGCTCACCGTCATCCTCGGGGATCTGCGGCGGGCAGGTGCGAGGCTGCAGGAGATCCACCTGGGGCCGCTCTCCCAGGCCCAGACCGATCGGCTGGTGCGGGACGCGCTGCCCGGCGCTTCCGAGGAGGTGACGGAGCCGCTCGGCGCCGCGCTCTACGAGAAGACGGGAGGCAACCCCTTCTTCCTGCTGCAGCTGCTGGAGGCGCTGCACCGCGACGGGCTGGTCACGCGTGCTACCGGCGGCGGCTGGAGCTGGGACCCGGAGCAGGTGCGCGCCCAGGGCTATTCGGACAACGTGGTGGACTTCCTCGCCGGCCGCCTGCGCAGGCTCGCCCCGTCCCCGCAGCGCCTGCTGCAGCTGGCGGCGTGTGTGGGCAACGCCTTCTCGCAGGAGGTCCTGGCAATCATCTCGGAGCAGCCCGCCGCGGAGGTGGAGCGCACCCTCGAGCAGCCGCTCCTCGAAGGCCTGCTGGTACGCGAGGGTGCCGAGCGGTACCGCTTCCTCCACGATCGGATCCAGCAAGCGGCGCACGCGCTGATCTCGGACGAGGAGCGGAGGGCCGTCCACCTGCGGATCGGCAGGCTGCTCTACGAGCGGCTCGGGGCGAAGGGGGTGAAGGAGCGGCTCTTCGACGTCGTCAACCAGCTCAACGCAGGCGCACCCCTCCTCACCGATCCCGGGGAGCGCGAGGCCCTGGCGCGCCTCGACGCGGAGGCGGGTTGGCAGGCGAGGCGCGCCTCCGCGCACGACGCGGCGGTGACCTACTTCTCCATGGCCCTCCAGCTCTTCCCTGGCGAGATGTGGACGGCGGATCGCGCGCTGGCCTTCCAGCTCCAGCTCGATCTCGCCAGCAGCGAGTTCATGCGGGGGCGGGGCGACGAGGCGCGCCTGCGCTTGCAGGCACTCCTGGCCCGGGACCTCTCCCGGGCCGAGCGCGCCGCTGCCTCGACCCTGCTCTCCAGCTTCCTCTTCGCTGTCGGCGAGGTGGAGCCATCGGTCTCCTGCCTCCTCGATTGTCTCGAGAGTTTCGGGATCAGCATCCCGCGCCATCCCACGTGGGAGGAGGTACTCGAGGCGCACGAGGAGGTGCTCATGCTGCGGCAGGGGCTCTCCATCGACAGCATCGCGCAGCTGCCCCGGGTCACGGACCCGGACACGATAGCGGCGTTGAGCGCGCTCTCCGCGCTCTACTCACCGGCCTATTTCAGCTCGGGCCACCTCTTTCCCTTCTACATCTGCCGGCTGGTGGCGACGAGCCTCCGCCACGGTAACGCCGAGGCCTCGGTCCAGGGCTACCTCCACTACGGCTTCGTCCTGGCGGCCTATTTCGCCAAGCCGAAGGAGGGCCTCGCCTTCGGAAACATGGCGTTCGATCTGCTGGAGCGGATGGGCTTCGCCAGCCTCCGCGCCCACGCCTTCCACGTGCTCAGCCACATCACCTATTGGAGCCGCCACCTCTCCGGTGCGCTGGACCAGGCGCGCAGCGGCATCCACCACGGCGTGCTCACCGGAGCGCTCCAGGAGGCCTGCTTCTGCTGCACGCACGCCGTCACCTACCGCCTCGCCCTCGGCCACGCGTTGACCGAGGTGCACCAGGAGGCGGTCGCGCGCCTGGGCTTCGTGCGGAAGGCGGGCTTTCGGGAGCTCGAGGACCACATCCTCCCGCCGCTCCGCTTCACCCAGCAGATGCGCGGCCTCACCCGCGCCTTCTGCTCCTTGAGCGGCGACGACTTCGACGAGGGAGCGTTCGAGGCACGGCTGACCGAGGAGCGCGCGCCGGCGATGCGCTGCTGGTACTGGCTGGTCAAGCTCCAGTCGCGCTTCATGTGCGGCAGGTACGAGGAGGCGCTCGAGGCCGCCGACCGCGCACGGGGGCTGCTCTGGGCGAGCGCCGGCATGATCCAGCTGCTCGACTACCATCTCTACCGGGCCCTGGCGCAGGCTGCGCTCCAGCGCGCGGCGCCGGGGGAATCGCTGGCCGCGATCCAGGAGCACCACCGGCAGCTCCGCGCGTGGGCGGACGACTGCCCCGAGAACTTCCGCGCACCCGAGCGGATGGTCGCAGCGGAGCTGGCGCGCCTGTCGGGGCGGGCGGAGGAGGCGCTCCATGCCTACGAGGAGGCGGTCGGCGCTGCCCGCGCCGAGGGCTTCATCCAATACGTCGCTCTCGCCAACGAACTCGCCGCACGCTTCTGGAAGGGGCGGGGGATCGTCACCGCCGCGCTGGCCTACGCCAACGAGGCGAGGAGCGCTTATTGGCAGTGGGGCGGCGAGGGGAAGGTGCGGCAGCTCGAGTCCGAGTGGCCGCTTACCGAGGCCGGCGCTGCAGGGACGGACACCACCTCCTCGTCCTTCGACTCGAGCAGCCGTCGCATCGATGCGCTCACCGTGGTGAAGGCGCAGCAGGCGATCTCCGGCGAGATCGAGCTCGATCGCCTCGTGCGCACGCTCTTGCAGGTCGCCCTCGAGAACGCCGGGGCAGAGCGGGGCGCGCTGCTCCTTCTCGAGGGGGAGCGGATCGGAACGGTGGCGTTCTCGGAGGAGGGCCTGCACGCGAGCGAAGACCTCCCCTGGTCGCTGATCACGTTCGTGCGGCGCACGCAGGAGATGGTTCTCATCTCCGACGCCACCGAGTCCCACTCCTTCTCGCACGACCGCTACTTCGAGCAGCACCACGCCCGATCGGTCATGGCGCTGCCGCTGCTCGCGCGGGGGACGATGCACGGCGTTCTCTACCTGGAGAACAGCCTGACGACCGATGCATTCACCCCGGGCAGCCAGACGCTGCTGGGCCACATCGCCACGCAGGCGGCCATCTCCGTGGAGAACGCGCGGCTCTACGAGCAGGCGCGGCAGGAGGTGCGCAGGCGGGACGACTTCCTCGAGATCGCTGCCCACGAATTGAAGACACCGTTGACGCCGCTTCGCCTGCAGATCCAGGGGCTCGAGAGCCTGGCCCGGGCAAGCGCACCGCCGCCGCAGGAGACGCTGCTGCGCCGCCTGCAGTCGGTGGACAAGCAGGTGGAGCGGCTCGGCGGGCTGGTGAAGAGCCTGCTCGAGATCTCCGTGATCAGCCAGGGCCAGCTGGAGCTCGAGCTCGCCGAGGTGGACCTGGTCGCCCTGGTGCGCACGGTTCTCGAGCGCTTCAGCCCTGCCTTCGCCCGCGCAGGCTGCGCGGTGGAGGTGCGCCTTCCCGGGATGCTGGTGGGGACCTGGGATGCGCCGCGGATCGAGCAGGTGCTGGGGAACCTGCTCGCCAATGCGGTCAAATACGGGCCGGGCCACCCGATCGAGGTGACGGTGGAGGGAAGCGAGACGGAGGCGCGCCTCACGGTGACCGACCACGGCGCGGGCATCGCCTCCGAGGACCAGGCGCGCATCTTCGATCGCTTCGAGCGTGCGGTATCGGTCGCCCATTACGGCGGCTTCGGTCTCGGGCTGTGGGTTGCCCGTGAGTTGGTGCGGGCCCACGGTGGAGCGATCGCCGTCCAGAGTGTCCCGGGCCACGGTGCGACGTTCACGGTGACGCTGCCCAGGCGTGGCCCGCTCCACTGA